One window from the genome of Candidatus Yanofskybacteria bacterium encodes:
- a CDS encoding HD domain-containing protein, producing the protein MATHKWIPWPGIGQVDKGSISPVVDNHFFRRLSDKRQLAFSYLVFPGATHDRRQHSMGAYIKTCEFTARMVERGFLTKKQALNLGLYALLHDIGHGPFSHIIEPFTKINHKEYGLKIVDRMTDDIKKCGGDIKLIKSYMKKKDPAWRIVSDKNFGMEKMDYLVRDQEATEFGPNIRRCVESVFNHLEYKNGSLTVDLKALDAAIEIQRAYIYFYRNVHLEKSAYLIQRFMQKLMYRLLNTPKKLGGITEDELWEMVDGDLIHALKKCRDETVRNGIAIFDNGVRHFPKTALAIRLTGYKWLERRAGKQIKVVEADKKFFDKFFVKSSAADLEKIETAIAKLLGIESWKMAVSHIVEKNRFIPEDILFFDGPKTYSLKQQDPSYFELLEKELDKYLCVRVCVVPEHRQALYSKWKEVFDLVCKYVGHKP; encoded by the coding sequence ATGGCTACTCATAAATGGATTCCGTGGCCGGGCATAGGACAGGTGGACAAGGGGAGCATCTCTCCGGTTGTAGACAATCATTTTTTCCGACGTTTGAGCGATAAGCGCCAGCTCGCTTTCAGTTACTTGGTTTTTCCCGGGGCGACACATGACCGCCGTCAGCATTCAATGGGCGCTTACATTAAAACTTGCGAGTTTACCGCGCGGATGGTTGAGCGCGGTTTTTTAACCAAAAAACAAGCCTTGAACCTCGGCCTTTACGCACTGTTACACGATATCGGCCACGGTCCCTTTTCTCATATTATAGAACCGTTTACCAAGATTAACCACAAGGAATACGGCCTTAAGATTGTGGATAGGATGACGGATGATATTAAAAAATGCGGCGGTGATATTAAGCTGATAAAAAGCTATATGAAAAAAAAGGATCCGGCTTGGCGGATAGTCAGCGATAAGAATTTTGGCATGGAAAAAATGGATTACCTGGTTCGCGATCAAGAAGCGACAGAATTCGGCCCTAATATACGTCGCTGTGTGGAGAGCGTTTTTAACCATTTGGAATATAAAAACGGCAGTCTTACGGTTGATTTAAAAGCGTTGGATGCGGCTATTGAAATACAGAGAGCTTACATCTATTTTTACAGAAACGTTCATCTGGAGAAAAGCGCCTATTTAATCCAGCGTTTTATGCAGAAGCTGATGTACAGATTACTCAATACGCCCAAAAAACTCGGTGGGATTACCGAAGACGAGCTGTGGGAGATGGTAGACGGCGACTTGATTCATGCTTTGAAAAAATGCCGTGACGAGACCGTCAGAAATGGCATAGCGATTTTTGATAACGGTGTGCGCCATTTTCCAAAGACTGCTTTGGCAATCCGTTTAACAGGATATAAGTGGCTTGAACGGCGCGCTGGCAAGCAGATAAAGGTTGTTGAAGCTGATAAGAAATTTTTTGATAAGTTTTTTGTAAAATCCAGCGCCGCCGATTTGGAAAAAATAGAAACAGCAATTGCCAAATTGTTGGGCATAGAAAGTTGGAAAATGGCCGTAAGCCATATAGTGGAGAAAAACCGCTTTATTCCAGAGGATATTTTATTTTTTGACGGACCGAAAACTTATTCATTAAAACAGCAAGATCCGAGTTATTTTGAACTTCTTGAAAAAGAATTGGATAAATATTTGTGTGTCAGGGTCTGCGTGGTGCCTGAACATCGCCAGGCGCTATATTCCAAATGGAAAGAAGTTTTTGATCTTGTTTGCAAATATGTTGGTCATAAACCATAA
- a CDS encoding type IV secretion system DNA-binding domain-containing protein, whose translation MNVVNDNPVVLFGETNFRNKKVTFGVKMDDRRRHMYVIGKTGMGKSELLKNIAIQDIQDGRGLAFVDPHGDPVEDLFDYIPEDRIKDVIYINPADLEYPIAFNVMEQVDPDKRHLVADGVMGVFKKIWVDVWSPRMEYILNNTILALLETPDATLLGINRMLAEKEYRAKVVNQLTDPVVKAFWTEEFAKYADRFASEATAAIQNKVGQFVSSSLIRNIIGQSKSTLDMRKIMDDGKILLVNISKGRIGEDASRLLGALIITKIQLAAMSRVDMPERERKDFILMVDEFQNFATASFANILSEARKYHLSLVIAHQYVAQMDEGVRDAVFGNVGTIVSFRVGAEDAELLEKELAPEFMATDIVNLGKRQIYLKLMIDGVASRAFSAMTMDTIKRLPIGYRQRIIDYSREHYSARREDVEKKIADWHAPVTADISRFDKSTAGRFYDERPQREMRSPRPNYGESNRFDTLPTRFEPRPQVFQHRPAPSEVRAVPGPMRSNPIASSKPPIKPISFSEAIKSGPVDFKGRKLEPKTVVPRPKVEVDVGGLRKILEESMNKEESPD comes from the coding sequence ATGAACGTAGTGAATGACAATCCAGTCGTATTATTTGGTGAAACTAACTTTCGCAATAAGAAAGTGACTTTTGGTGTTAAGATGGATGACCGCCGCCGCCATATGTATGTAATCGGTAAAACCGGTATGGGCAAATCAGAACTGCTCAAAAATATTGCCATACAGGATATTCAGGATGGCAGGGGGCTTGCTTTTGTTGATCCGCACGGGGATCCTGTTGAAGACCTGTTTGATTACATTCCAGAAGACAGAATAAAAGATGTTATTTATATAAATCCTGCCGATTTGGAATATCCGATTGCTTTCAATGTCATGGAACAAGTTGATCCAGACAAGCGCCACCTGGTTGCTGACGGTGTGATGGGCGTATTCAAAAAAATATGGGTTGACGTATGGTCGCCGCGCATGGAATACATCCTCAATAACACCATCTTGGCTTTGTTGGAAACTCCGGATGCGACACTGCTTGGCATTAATAGAATGCTTGCCGAGAAGGAATATCGGGCAAAAGTTGTGAATCAGCTAACTGATCCGGTTGTAAAAGCGTTTTGGACTGAAGAATTTGCCAAATACGCCGACAGATTTGCTTCGGAGGCAACAGCGGCGATACAAAACAAAGTTGGTCAGTTCGTATCCTCATCTTTAATCCGCAACATTATTGGCCAATCGAAATCCACGCTTGATATGCGAAAAATTATGGACGACGGTAAGATTCTGCTGGTCAATATTTCAAAGGGAAGAATCGGCGAAGATGCCTCGCGATTGCTTGGTGCGTTGATTATCACCAAAATTCAGCTTGCGGCAATGTCTCGTGTTGACATGCCAGAGCGGGAGCGCAAGGATTTTATACTTATGGTAGACGAATTCCAGAATTTTGCCACTGCTTCATTCGCCAATATTTTATCGGAGGCCCGCAAATATCATTTAAGTTTGGTTATTGCACACCAGTATGTTGCACAAATGGACGAAGGTGTCAGAGATGCGGTTTTTGGCAATGTGGGAACAATTGTTTCTTTTAGAGTGGGCGCAGAAGATGCAGAATTACTGGAAAAAGAATTAGCGCCGGAATTCATGGCAACCGATATAGTTAATCTAGGCAAAAGGCAGATATATTTGAAGCTTATGATTGACGGTGTGGCGTCGCGCGCTTTTTCAGCAATGACGATGGATACAATTAAACGCTTACCCATCGGTTATCGCCAAAGAATTATCGACTATTCAAGAGAACATTATTCTGCTCGCCGTGAAGATGTGGAGAAAAAAATTGCTGACTGGCATGCCCCGGTAACTGCTGATATTAGCAGATTCGACAAATCCACCGCGGGCAGATTTTATGATGAACGTCCGCAACGCGAAATGCGTTCGCCACGCCCAAATTATGGCGAGTCAAACCGATTCGATACTCTTCCAACACGATTTGAACCCAGACCCCAAGTTTTTCAGCATCGTCCCGCACCCAGCGAGGTTAGGGCCGTGCCTGGACCCATGCGATCTAATCCCATTGCTTCATCTAAACCACCAATTAAACCAATTTCTTTTTCAGAAGCCATAAAAAGCGGTCCTGTTGATTTTAAGGGGCGCAAACTTGAGCCAAAAACAGTTGTGCCGCGACCAAAAGTTGAAGTTGATGTCGGTGGATTGCGTAAGATTCTGGAAGAGAGCATGAACAAAGAAGAAAGCCCTGATTAG
- the secF gene encoding protein translocase subunit SecF, with amino-acid sequence MKPIYTIMFFISMALTVAAVILVAVFGLRFGVDFKGGSLLEIAFVNPRPSTGEIQNIISGIDGVKNINVNPVGDNGALIRLNDINEQTHQDILTKISGSFGEIMENRFDSIGPVVGNELRDKSVKAIVILLIAIIIYLAFVFRKISRVLSSWAMGLAAIVALVHDVIIPVGVFALLGHYYGIEITAIFVAAALTILGYSLSDSVVIFDRVRENVLRLGISHQSFGALVHKSVLQTLVRSINTTLTTLFSLIVIYFFGGESIKYFSLALIIGIFSGAYSSIFVASPILVWLSNRRKS; translated from the coding sequence ATGAAACCCATATATACAATTATGTTTTTTATTTCCATGGCGCTGACTGTCGCGGCCGTTATTTTGGTGGCAGTTTTTGGTTTGCGTTTTGGGGTAGATTTCAAGGGCGGCTCTTTACTGGAAATTGCCTTTGTTAATCCTCGTCCATCAACCGGAGAAATACAAAATATTATAAGCGGGATTGACGGTGTCAAAAACATAAATGTAAATCCGGTGGGTGACAACGGTGCTTTAATAAGGCTAAATGATATCAATGAGCAGACTCATCAAGATATTTTAACTAAGATTTCCGGAAGTTTTGGTGAGATAATGGAAAATCGCTTTGATTCCATAGGTCCTGTAGTCGGCAATGAGTTGAGAGATAAGAGCGTTAAGGCAATAGTAATTTTATTAATAGCTATAATTATTTATCTCGCTTTTGTTTTTAGGAAAATTTCACGCGTTCTTTCCTCTTGGGCTATGGGTTTAGCTGCCATTGTTGCGCTGGTTCATGATGTTATTATACCCGTTGGCGTTTTTGCGTTACTTGGGCATTATTATGGAATTGAGATTACGGCAATTTTTGTGGCGGCCGCATTAACTATTTTGGGGTATTCGCTTTCTGACTCCGTTGTTATTTTTGATAGAGTAAGAGAAAACGTGCTTCGTTTGGGCATTTCTCATCAAAGTTTCGGAGCACTTGTCCACAAAAGTGTCTTACAAACCCTGGTCCGTTCCATTAATACGACCCTCACAACGCTATTTTCTCTGATTGTGATTTACTTTTTTGGAGGAGAATCAATAAAATACTTTTCTTTAGCCCTAATTATAGGTATTTTTTCAGGCGCTTATTCTTCAATTTTTGTTGCTTCTCCGATTCTAGTTTGGCTTAGCAATCGACGCAAGAGTTAA